A region from the Mya arenaria isolate MELC-2E11 chromosome 2, ASM2691426v1 genome encodes:
- the LOC128218954 gene encoding uncharacterized protein LOC128218954, which yields MFQVQHSTWVSEKGRFYNFSCKPKYKGLKYMVFKGVARGSFESPEFVIVKVYRHIHGGPTDWGHYKAGGQLARQVAGAFNSYLGTMKVGLQVEFLAPEMAIMDTQCDFQMFARFFWKFNKTFSEDEAVVIERRLKGDFMTYIDRRGEAKHVIAALPAAFCHFSYQESGGQFVICNLQGVLDKGKFVFTNPVVHSNSETFGESDKGAKGMATFFENHVCTYLCKDLIKPGYTVKDSMSLDADRPPRYSDLFLDR from the exons ATGTTTCAAGTGCAACACAGTACATGGGTATCGGAGAAGGGACGTTTTTATAACTTTAGTTGCAAACCGAAATATAAAGGACTAAAATACATGGTGTTTAag GGAGTGGCACGGGGATCGTTCGAGTCGCCGGAGTTTGTAATAGTGAAGGTTTATAGACACATCCATGGAGGGCCCACGGATTGGGGACACTACAAGGCCGGCGGACAACTGGCACGACAGGTCGCTGGCGCGTTCAACAGTTACCTGGGCACCATGAAGGTTGGACTTCAG GTGGAATTTCTTGCACCAGAGATGGCGATCATGGACACTCAATGCGACTTCCAGATGTTTGCTCGTTTCTTCTGGAAATTCAACAAGACATTCTCGGAGGATGAAGCTGTAGTCATCGAACGTCGACTGAAAGGCGACTTTATGACGTACATTGATAGAAGAGGGGAAGCAAAGCACGTTATCGCAGCACTGCCTGCAGCATTTTGCCATTTTTCGTACCAGGAAAGTGGCGGTCAGTTTGTGATATGTAACCTCCAAGGTGTTCTTGACAAAGGAAAGTTTGTGTTTACTAACCCGGTTGTTCACTCGAACAGCGAAACATTTGGTGAATCCGACAAGGGTGCTAAAGGTATGGCCACGTTCTTCGAAAACCATGTGTGTACGTACCTCTGTAAAGATTTAATAAAACCAGGTTATACTGTAAAGGACTCTATGAGCTTAGATGCGGACAGACCGCCACGTTACTCAGATTTGTTCCTAGACCGCTGA
- the LOC128223157 gene encoding myosin heavy chain kinase B-like isoform X2 has protein sequence MSVIVKVFGHTHGGTKTWGHYKAVGHLARQFAEPFNSYLGTTNAGPKVEFLTPEMAIMNTQSDFQMFARFFWNFKKIFSEDEAVVIERRLKGDFITYVHTTGHATHEMSALPAAFCHFSYQESGVQFVICNLQGVHDKEKFVFTNPVIHSISETFGESDKGAKGIATFFENHVCTYLCQDFIKPGHIAKEFTALDEDRPPRYSILFPDRRIV, from the exons ATGAGTGTGATTGTGAAGGTCTTCGGACATACCCATGGCGGGACAAAGACCTGGGGACACTATAAGGCTGTAGGTCATCTGGCAAGGCAGTTCGCTGAACCTTTCAACAGCTATCTTGGTACCACTAATGCTGGACCAAAG GTTGAATTTCTTACACCAGAGATGGCGATCATGAACACTCAATCCGACTTCCAAATGTTTGCTCGTTTCTTCTGGAATTTCAAAAAGATATTCTCGGAGGATGAAGCTGTAGTTATCGAACGTCGGCTGAAAGGCGATTTTATCACATACGTACACACAACAGGACATGCAACACATGAAATGTCGGCACTGCCTGCagcattttgtcatttttcgtATCAAGAAAGTGGCGTCCAGTTTGTAATATGCAATCTCCAAGGTGTTCATGACAAAGAAAAGTTTGTGTTTACAAACCCGGTGATTCACTCGATCAGCGAAACATTTGGTGAATCCGACAAGGGGGCTAAAGGTATCGCCACGTTCTTCGAAAACCATGTGTGTACGTACCTCTGTCAGGACTTTATAAAACCAGGTCATATAGCAAAAGAGTTTACAGCATTAGATGAGGACAGACCGCCACGTTACTCAATTTTGTTCCCAGATCGCCGAATCGTCTAA
- the LOC128223157 gene encoding alpha-protein kinase vwkA-like isoform X1 has protein sequence MMLQADHSTWISEKGHFCNFKCKPKYKGDTYIGKGVAFKQRSCKSPMSVIVKVFGHTHGGTKTWGHYKAVGHLARQFAEPFNSYLGTTNAGPKVEFLTPEMAIMNTQSDFQMFARFFWNFKKIFSEDEAVVIERRLKGDFITYVHTTGHATHEMSALPAAFCHFSYQESGVQFVICNLQGVHDKEKFVFTNPVIHSISETFGESDKGAKGIATFFENHVCTYLCQDFIKPGHIAKEFTALDEDRPPRYSILFPDRRIV, from the exons ATGATGCTTCAAGCGGATCATAGTACTTGGATTTCAGAGAAGggacatttttgtaattttaaatgtaaaccaAAATATAAAGGAGATACATATATTGGTAAG GGAGTGGCATTCAAGCAGCGATCGTGCAAATCGCCGATGAGTGTGATTGTGAAGGTCTTCGGACATACCCATGGCGGGACAAAGACCTGGGGACACTATAAGGCTGTAGGTCATCTGGCAAGGCAGTTCGCTGAACCTTTCAACAGCTATCTTGGTACCACTAATGCTGGACCAAAG GTTGAATTTCTTACACCAGAGATGGCGATCATGAACACTCAATCCGACTTCCAAATGTTTGCTCGTTTCTTCTGGAATTTCAAAAAGATATTCTCGGAGGATGAAGCTGTAGTTATCGAACGTCGGCTGAAAGGCGATTTTATCACATACGTACACACAACAGGACATGCAACACATGAAATGTCGGCACTGCCTGCagcattttgtcatttttcgtATCAAGAAAGTGGCGTCCAGTTTGTAATATGCAATCTCCAAGGTGTTCATGACAAAGAAAAGTTTGTGTTTACAAACCCGGTGATTCACTCGATCAGCGAAACATTTGGTGAATCCGACAAGGGGGCTAAAGGTATCGCCACGTTCTTCGAAAACCATGTGTGTACGTACCTCTGTCAGGACTTTATAAAACCAGGTCATATAGCAAAAGAGTTTACAGCATTAGATGAGGACAGACCGCCACGTTACTCAATTTTGTTCCCAGATCGCCGAATCGTCTAA